ACAAAACTTGCACCATCATTAATACCTGATGATGAACCAGCAGTTACTGAACCATCTTTTTTAAAAGCAGGTCTTAAAGATTGTAATTTTTCTAATGATGTTGTTTTATTAATGTGTTCATCATTTTCAAATACGATTTCACCCTTACGAGTTTTAATAACGATTGGAACGATTTCAGCTTTAAATCTTCCACTATCTTCAGCTTTAGTAGCTCTTTTTTGAGATTCTAAAGCAAATTCATCTTGTTCTAGTCTTGTTAGTCCAAATTGAGAAACTATATTTTCTGCTGTAATCCCCATATGATAGCCTTCAAAAGCATCTGTTAATGCATCATATAGCATATGATCTTGCATAACTTGTTCGCCCATTTTAATACCAGTTCTAATTTTACTAGGGATTAAAAATGGTGCATTTGTCATTGATTCTGCTCCACCTGCAACAACTAAATCGTGGAAACCTAACATAATATTAGCATACCCATTCATTACTGTTTTCATACCACTACCACATACCATGTTAACACCGTATGCAGGTACTGATGCTGGAATACCAGACTTAATTGATATTTGTCTAGCTAAACCTTGACGTAGACCAGCAGGTAAAATGTTACCAACCAATACCTCATCTATTTTTGATGGATTTACTTTTGTTTCTTCTAGTAGTGCACGTAACACTTGTGAGCCAAAATCAGCTGGATGAACATTTGATAACGTTCCCATAAAGGTTCCAATTGCACTTCGTTTTGCGCCTACAACATAAACTTTTTTCATTTAATTTCTCCTTTTATAAAAGCGTTTACATATTATTTATAAAAACATAAAACAGCACACTGGAAATCTATGATTTGCCTTTGTTGCGTTGTTTATGTTTTTTATAACCTATTTTTATACTATGAACATATATTCATAATACGCTTATATCTTATCATATGTAAATATCATTGTCAAATAAATAATGCTACTTTTATGTAGAAAATAAAAACGGTTACAAAAAAGACAGCCAAAGCTGCCTTTATGGCTAAAGTTGATGTTTGATTAATTGTATTTCTTCCTTTAATAAAGGTAAAACTTTGTTTGCATCTGCAATAATAGATATGTCAGCAACATTGAATATAAGAGCGTTTGGATCTGTATTAATTGCGATGATCATTTCTGATTTATCCATACCACTCATATGTTGGATTGCACCACTAATACCTGACGCTACATAAACACTAGGTCTAACTGTAACTCCAGTTTGACCTACTTGTCTGTCTTTAGGTTCAATATTTTGATCTACAACAGCTCTTGAAGCTGCAACTTCTCCTCCAGTAAGTAAAGCTATTTCTTTTAATGTAGGAAACATTGTTGCAACACCACGTCCACCAGCTATAATTAATTTAGCTTTTGTTAAGTCAACGTATGCTGTTTCATTAACTTTTTTAGAAAGAATTTCTACCTTTGATTTAATAAGAATTTTTTCTTCAAAAATGACTTTTTCAGCTTTATGATTATCAAAGACTTCAATACTAAAGACACCAGGTCTAATTGTTGCCATTTGAGGTTTATGATCTGGACAAATAATTGTTGCAAATAAATTTCCACCTAAAGCTGGTCTAGTTGCAAGTAAATTTAAACGTTCTTCTGTTTGTTCAAATTCTAATAATGTAGCATCAGCCGTAAGACCTGTATGTACTCTTGCAGATAATCTTGGCCCAAGATCACGTCCAATAAGTGTTGATCCTAAAAGTAAGACATCAAAATCATTTGTTTTTATAATGTTTTCTAGTCCTTTTGTATAAATGAGTGTATCATAGGTTTGAAATTGTGGATCAACATATGTGATAATTTTATCTGCACCACAAGTTTCTAGTCTATTTATGTCTTCATCTGTTTTTTTATCTGTTAAATAAAGAGCAACAATTTGATTATCTGAATCTTTTAATAATCTTTTTGTTTCTGATAACAGTTCTAGTCCAACAGAACATATTTTTTGATTTCTTCTTTCAATAAAAATTGCGATTGATTTCATTGTGATACCTCCATATAAGGATAGATAAGTCTTGCAATCTTTTTAGCTGCTTCTTCAGGTTCTAATACTTCTTTAGGAGATTTTTGCATGACTGGTTTTGTATACGTTTTTTTAACTCTTGTTGGAGATCCAGATAAACCTATATCTTTTTGATCTATATCTAAATCTTCAAATGTAATAATATTTATATTTTTATCATAAGTTTCCCATATATCAAAAGCATTCATTAATCTAGGTTCATTCATTTCTCTAACAGTTGAAATGAGACATGGAAATGGAACACGAACTATATGTGTTTCGTCTTCATATGCTTTTTCTAAAGTAATTTTGTTATCCTTAACTTCATCTATTTTTAAGATATGTGTAACTTGAGGAATATCTAGAAATTCAGCAATTTGTGGTCCTACTTGTGCAGTATCACCATCGATTGCTTGATATCCAGCAATAACTAAATCATAATCTAGTGTTTTAATAAATGTAGATAGTATTTTTGAAGTTGCCCAAGTATCGGAACCAGCAAATTTACGATCAGTTAGTAAATAAGCATTATCAACGCCTCTTGCATAAAGTGATGTAATCATTTTATCTGCATGTGGAGGTCCCATTGTAACTGTTGTTACAGTCCCACCATATAAACTCTTAAGTGTTAATGCTGCCTCTACACCTGCTAAATCATCAGGATTAATAATACTTTTTACACCTGCACGAATTAATGTATTAGTTTCTTTATCAATTTTTATTTCTGTTGTATCAGGTACTTGTTTAACTAAGACTATTATGTTCATTATGCCAACACCTTTCCAGCAATTACCATACGTTGAACTTCTGAAGTTCCTTCATATATTTCAGTAATTTTTGCATCTCTTAAATATCTTTCAACTTCATAATCGCGAATATATCCATATCCACCCATTAATTGAATTGCTTTATCAGAAACTTCAACAGCAACTTTTGAACAATATAGTTTAGCCATAGCTGCAGAAACTGTATAATTTCTATTTTCATCTTTATCAGCAACTGCTTGATATAATAAACCTCTTGCAGCTTCTATTTGTGTTTTTAAATCTGCAATAACAAATTGTGTGTTTTGGAATTTAGATATTGGTCTATTGAATTGAGTTCTTGTTTTTACATAAGATACTGCTCTTTCAAATGCACCTTCTGCAATTCCTAATGCTTGAGCAGCAATACCAATTCTACCACCATCAAGCGTTTGCATTGCAATTTTAAATCCTTGTCCTTCTTTACCTAAAAGATTTTCTTTAGGAACACGAGCTTTTTGAAATATAAGTTCACAAGTCGATGAGCCTCTAATACCCATTTTCTTTTCTTTAGGTCCTACAGTAAATCCTTTAATATCTTTTTCTACGATAAATGCGGAAATACCTTTTAAACCTAATTCAGGTTGTGTCATCGCAAAGATGATATATACATCTGCATATCCTGCATTTGTAATAAATATTTTACTACCTGTTAATTCATAATAATCACCAAAATCAACAGCTTTAGTTTGTTGTTGTGACGCATCTGTACCAGCACCTGGTTCAGTTAAACCAAATGCACCTAAGTATTCGCCCTTATTTAATTTTGTTAAATACTTAGCTTTTTGTGCTTCACTACCAAACATAAATATAGGAGAACTACATAGTGAAGTATGTGCAGATATAATAACACTTGTTGTTGCACAATCTTTAGAAATCGTTCTTACTGTATCTATATATGCCTTTGTATCAGCACCTACACCGCCGTATTCTTTAGGGAAAGGTAATCCTAAAAGACCATATTTTCCAAGTAGTTCAACAGTTTCTGCTGGAAATCTTTCTTCTTCATCCACGCTTCTAGCCAATGGTTTAACATATGTTTTACTAAATTCTTCAACCATTTCATTTAATAAATCTATTCTCATCGTGGTGGCATCACCGTTGCTTCACCTGTAATGACAACTTCATCATTTTGATTTGTTGCAGTTGTTTTTAAGATGACACGGTTTTTACTTTCTATAATTTCAACAACTTCTACAGTTGCTTTAATGGTATCGTTAAGGTAAACAGGTTTTACAAATTTAGAATTTTGACCTAAATAAATGGTACCATATCCGGGTAGTGTTGTTCCTAATACTGTTGAAAATAGTGCAGCTACTAACCCTCCATGACATATGC
The sequence above is drawn from the Mariniplasma anaerobium genome and encodes:
- a CDS encoding electron transfer flavoprotein subunit beta/FixA family protein — encoded protein: MNIIVLVKQVPDTTEIKIDKETNTLIRAGVKSIINPDDLAGVEAALTLKSLYGGTVTTVTMGPPHADKMITSLYARGVDNAYLLTDRKFAGSDTWATSKILSTFIKTLDYDLVIAGYQAIDGDTAQVGPQIAEFLDIPQVTHILKIDEVKDNKITLEKAYEDETHIVRVPFPCLISTVREMNEPRLMNAFDIWETYDKNINIITFEDLDIDQKDIGLSGSPTRVKKTYTKPVMQKSPKEVLEPEEAAKKIARLIYPYMEVSQ
- a CDS encoding electron transfer flavoprotein subunit alpha/FixB family protein — its product is MKSIAIFIERRNQKICSVGLELLSETKRLLKDSDNQIVALYLTDKKTDEDINRLETCGADKIITYVDPQFQTYDTLIYTKGLENIIKTNDFDVLLLGSTLIGRDLGPRLSARVHTGLTADATLLEFEQTEERLNLLATRPALGGNLFATIICPDHKPQMATIRPGVFSIEVFDNHKAEKVIFEEKILIKSKVEILSKKVNETAYVDLTKAKLIIAGGRGVATMFPTLKEIALLTGGEVAASRAVVDQNIEPKDRQVGQTGVTVRPSVYVASGISGAIQHMSGMDKSEMIIAINTDPNALIFNVADISIIADANKVLPLLKEEIQLIKHQL
- a CDS encoding acetyl-CoA C-acetyltransferase, translating into MKKVYVVGAKRSAIGTFMGTLSNVHPADFGSQVLRALLEETKVNPSKIDEVLVGNILPAGLRQGLARQISIKSGIPASVPAYGVNMVCGSGMKTVMNGYANIMLGFHDLVVAGGAESMTNAPFLIPSKIRTGIKMGEQVMQDHMLYDALTDAFEGYHMGITAENIVSQFGLTRLEQDEFALESQKRATKAEDSGRFKAEIVPIVIKTRKGEIVFENDEHINKTTSLEKLQSLRPAFKKDGSVTAGSSSGINDGASFVMLASGEAVKKYNLTPLFELIGIGQGGVDPSVMGLGPTPAIKQALKFANLSFNDIDLLELNEAFAAQSLGVIKELTEAFGVSKEDILVKTNVNGGAIALGHPVGASGNRIIVTLLHEMLKQEDKKIGLASLCIGGGMGTAIIVKKL
- a CDS encoding acyl-CoA dehydrogenase family protein, which produces MRIDLLNEMVEEFSKTYVKPLARSVDEEERFPAETVELLGKYGLLGLPFPKEYGGVGADTKAYIDTVRTISKDCATTSVIISAHTSLCSSPIFMFGSEAQKAKYLTKLNKGEYLGAFGLTEPGAGTDASQQQTKAVDFGDYYELTGSKIFITNAGYADVYIIFAMTQPELGLKGISAFIVEKDIKGFTVGPKEKKMGIRGSSTCELIFQKARVPKENLLGKEGQGFKIAMQTLDGGRIGIAAQALGIAEGAFERAVSYVKTRTQFNRPISKFQNTQFVIADLKTQIEAARGLLYQAVADKDENRNYTVSAAMAKLYCSKVAVEVSDKAIQLMGGYGYIRDYEVERYLRDAKITEIYEGTSEVQRMVIAGKVLA
- a CDS encoding MaoC family dehydratase, translating into MIGKTIKELRIGDAAFFQKTITDADVVLFAGVTGDMNPVHINEVYAKESMFKKRICHGGLVAALFSTVLGTTLPGYGTIYLGQNSKFVKPVYLNDTIKATVEVVEIIESKNRVILKTTATNQNDEVVITGEATVMPPR